The Cryptococcus gattii WM276 chromosome D, complete sequence region CGATCTGAGAACACCTAACGGATTAGCCCAAGACATCAGTCCCGTTACTGGCCCACCACAAAGGAAGCGAGTGCCGGTCATGCGATCTCAGACTGTTTTCTGGGACGATGCAGCCTACGCAGACTCAAATTCTGCTCGGGGTGCAGAGTTTAAGGCTCCGTTGTCGAATGGCTTGACCAGCAACTCGACGCCATACATGCAAGAGCAACGAATTAGAGCGCGAGAAGGACCACCTTTATCAAGGAGTGCAGGGAAGAGCACATGGCTGGGCAGTCAAGGAAGGAGTGTTTCCTATGACGCTGTAGGCTCTGCGGGTGGAATGAGTGGTACCACCACTGCTGCCAATTCACCAGTTGACAAGCCGTTTGGATCCTTGTCGAACATCAACGTAGCACATACCGGCGTAGAACCGTCTGGATTCTTGAGTACCAGCTTATACAGGGATACGAATGAGGGCGCCCACTCCTCTGGGACGGGTAGTTCTGGTAACACCAAACCCAGCACCGGCTCAAGTGGGGAAGTTCGAGGTACGGGGCAAACATTAAGATACAGTATGAGCTCAATCCAAAGTGTAGATGATGTAAAGAGCGGAGCGAAGAAtgggaaagagaaaaagaagggcaagggcCCGAAAGATTTGGCAGGCGCTATTGCCAAGTTCTGGGTTGGCTAGACAAGCATCGTTAAACAGTTTGATTACAATCAATATAATAGGACAATTTTGAGAAGTACAGATACTGTATACACAAGTCACATTCTGTAACATAATATCATCGTACTTCATGCATTATCAAGTTTCATCCTGACGTCGTATGAACAGAGGGCAATCAGCCATAAGGGTCAGGAGTCGGGATAGTCCCATTGAGCTCTTTGGCTAGCCAATATCCTTCCATACGGCCGAGACGTTCATAAAAGAGTTCTGCAAGCCTCCTTTCGACCCATCCTTGCCAGCACTTTTCATGGATTCTTTCGAGTCAAGTCAACGCGCGAACAATTTTTGAGGCGAAATGCAACTTACGTGTGAGCGCCATGCTCGACATGTTCATACTTTGGCGAGATGCGTTCATGACTATCCTACCATTAGCAAGTATTACAACCCAAAGTTGACTGTGGATGATGGTGGGCGAAACTCACATTGGATCCAAGGGAGCCCATGGCCTAGGTCCATCCCTGCTGAAATACTTGTTCATGAGGTTTTGCTCAGGAAAGACTGGGTCATAGTCTTTCTCAGCTAATAGTCCATCCATGATTTCCTCCTTGGGAATGGCAATGAAGAATCCTGCCAAAAAGTAATCTGAATCCTCGACATAGCCTCCATCACCGCTTCCCAGAGCAGCCAGACCGCTCTCAGGCCAGCTGTTCTCGGCTTCCCAGATAGAGTCGACTGGCCGAAGAACAAGGTGATCTGCGTCATAGTAGACCAACCGATCGTAGGAAGTCAGATTGAAGATCCAAAGTTTTGTGTAGACGTCTTTCCAGCGGGGGTTCGTCTGCACCATGGGCAGAGATGTTATGAGGGGCTTCTCGATCACAATGGCCCCCTCGGCTTCAAGCTTTCGAGAGTATGAGGCTGGTACGCTAGGTGTGGTGAGGACGATGACAGGTCGGGATGGGTCGGCGGTCAGAGGATCGTGTTGGAGAGCGAACACGAGAAGTCGGGCAGATGCAAAGTAATATGGGTCTTCGTTGGACAGAAAAGTCACATACGCCTCGCGAGGTGTCCCATTGGGTTTATTTGGCTCGGGATTAGAAGGACTAAGTGTGTTGAATGGCAGAAGGGGGGAAGGTGATAAGGCGTAATAGAGAattgagaagaagaaagaggcTAAAGCCCCGAGGGTAACGACGTTAGTGATGGTCAGAGGTCGCGTGAATTTGATATTGGGAAGGACCATTGTGGCTAGCACTCCTTGCTACTCGGGAGGGAAATTATTATGGTCAATATCGTTTATATCATCCACCAGTTATACCTTCGATATACTTTTGGCATTCTTCCTTTGACGGGGATTCCGTTTCAAGAATACTGTTTGCTGAGTGTCCGAAAGGAAGTATTGAATCCTTTTCTCTGGATTTGTTGGAAGGAGGGGCAGGTCACACTTTCCGGAGAAGTAAGGGCGGTAGACAGAAAATGATAAGAGGTTTTTGTGGAACCGAATGCTAAGCAAAATTTCGACGTAACACTGAAAAGCGAGACGGTGGTAGCCTGTAATGATCCTTTCAAGTTTCGCCTTTGCGTTATCATTATCAATATGTGATTAGGCTTTATTGTATTCGCCTGAGATTGCTTCCCAAATTACATTTTCAGCCTGGGTAGGTTGGTTATAGAGCATCCGCACTTGTCATGTATGTTACATCACTTCGTTTGTCGCGGGGGTTACGTGTCTGCCGCCATTAAGAAGCACCGTATGCGCATGTCGTTCGCGCTGTCCGCCAATAACAAATTAATCACCATTGACTGGATGAGTAAGCTTTAAACATGTTGATAGGGGCATCGCTGCGCTGCATTAGCTGCAGGTTTTTCGAAATGGTTTAAGTAAATGAACGAATGTTTGAGACGGACGAAGACTAACTTTAAGACGCGTAAGGTGGATGATTTGGCTTGGGTTGTCCTGATCTTCGGCGCGTGTAATACAAAATGTCATAAAGCAAACGCGTCAAAGCACAAATGATGGTGTCTCCTCACATTTTTAGTCACCCTCTTTCCTCCCTTTCTATGCCATCCAATACATCTCTAGCATGATCATCCCCCAAAATGCCCTTGATAGATTGCGAGCGAGTAGTTCTGAGCTGAGCGAACTATCATCCGAGGAGAACAAAGCGCCCAAGACGCCAAAAGCCACTGGCAAGAAGCGAGCAAGGCCAGGAGAGGACAAAACGGCTGGTCAGACCAAGCCGAAGGCGAAAAAAGTCAAGGCAAATGGCGAGCCCGGAGAAGCGACAAAGAAAGCAAAAGGTGCGTCGCGTGCGATCTCGAAAATTACGCTTTAGTATCGTGACTCTGATCTTTCTATGATCCGAAAGCTGGCACAACAAAATCGGCAAGTAACTCCAATAAGCCAACAAAAAAGAGCGTCAAGGGAGGAAAGGGAGCTACTCCAGCGGAGACAGATCCTCTGGATGCTACAGCTTTAGCAGTCTCAGCAATCCTGCATGAAGATTCAGATCTCTCCGATATTGAATCCGACATTGAACGTACGAAAAAGCAGGCTAGCTTGAAAGTTGCTCCGAAGAAAAAAGGGATCAAGGTCGCGAAAGAGCCAAAGGAGAAAAATGGGAAAAACGCGAACGGAAAGGCCAATAATCAGACGAAGGCGGCTGGTAAGATAAAGGACAAGGCTCCTAAAGGTGCTTCGAAGGACGCGCAAGGGGGTAAAGAAAAGCTGCAAAAGAAGACCGAAGAAACCAAATCCAAAGATGCTCAAAAGCCCAAACCTAAAGCGAAAAAACCTGAGGTCATCCCGGAACCTCCTATTTTTGAGAAAGTGGTCACACGATTAGGACATGAAGAGGCTGAACAACGTATGGCGGTGCGTATACATCTTATCTTTTGTATAATGGCGAAGCTGAATCGTTTCCAGCTACGCGAATTCCTTTGGCGGTTTAGACAGATTTTATCTATCCCTGAACGTTCATTACCGGCTCTTGACGACTTTGATCGCCCTATTACCGAATCAAATGTTAGGTTAATATCAGGAGCTCTGCTGGATATGATCAAGGATGAACTGGAGGCGTCgaaggatgaagacgatgaggatgtGAGCGCATGTGCAGATGATTGGAGGTCCTGTCACTGACATCAACGCAGTTGAAGGAGACATTGTTCAATTTCCGCGAAGAGTTGCGATATTATGCCGATCTCCCTCGATTTGTGTCCATATTCCAAAGTTTGAGTGAACCCCTCAGCCTTAAACTCCCGCAAGCACCATTTGATCGGAGAGCTGAGGCAAACGAGGCCGCTTTGCGGTCCCTTTTTGACCTGGGGGATGACCAGCGCGCGCCTGCATGGGCAACCGAGCTTTCTGTCCCTTCTCGCCGAGGTGCTTCCCGGATGCCTCAGCCATCTGAAGTCGTGAGAATGCTGTTAGCATTGGTGGAACGAACTCTTACCACGCCAAAAATTAAAAACAATATGGAGGCATTTGCCTTGGAGACGCAAGTGAGGAAAGAGCACGCGAATcttttgaagaaggagcaAACGGCGTGGGAGAATCAGAAACAGAAGTTCCAGGAAGAACGACTCTTGTGCAAGACAGCAGCGGAGACCAAAGCCAATGTTTCTCAGGTGAGTCTATAATTGGTGACATTTTGATGTATGTTAACGATCGGTAGACCACGAGAGAGACTCGCGAACACAATTTACGGTTAGCCCAGTACAATACGAATATGCGCGCTGGAATCAGCCAAACGTCTCTGCGGTTCGAACCTTTGGGCACTGATCTTGATGGCCGCATATATTATGCTTTGAGTCACCGTCCAATTGAGAACGATATGAAAGCTCCCATTGGATGGGGCACTGGCATACTTATTTGGGGACCGGCGGTTGCAGGCAAAGTTGCCGAAGATGACAACCTGCCTCACTCAATAGAGAGGTGGAGCCACTTTGGCAAGTCCAAAGATGTCAAGCCTCTTATTAAATGGCTGGAATGGAGGTATAAGAAGGCCGTCGAGTCTGCTAAACCCAACGGTACTGCAACGGTAACACTTGATGATGCCTCATCCAATGACACGGTAGCTCAACATACAAGTCAGCTTGCTAGCCATGTGCGTTCGCAAAAGCAAGTCCGCCATGAAAAGGATGATGACGCGTCGAGTGCGTCTTCTGGACTTACACCTCCCCCAACGTCCTCTCGAGAAGAAATGATGATCCTTATAAACCCTCCCAATTACACTCCAAGTGCCGAGACATTGGAAGATAGAGGCAAGAGCTTGACAAGCAGATTGGGAGAAGTTGCGGAATGGCTTGAAGTCTTGGAGTGGAAGGGTCTTGGGGAGCCTTAGACAAGATGGCGTGCCAGTCAGCCATGCATCTGTGTATGTTTATAGAGCTGTAAATGAGTGTACGATCTCTTGGTGAATGTGCATGTCCTGGGTAGATCGCACTTGCTCATCTCCTGCAGGGTTTGTTATTAATCTGCGCATTGGGAGATAAGGTTTGAGGTTGTTAAGGACATGTTTAGAAAGTTGTCCGCTTGTTCGCTTTCCACTGGcattcttttttttttgaaTTCACATCCACATCCATATCTTTTATACTCTTGCACAAGTTCAGTCATGTCTATATAACCACATATCCAACATGGAATCCTCAGATCCCCCGCCTGTTTTCGCCCCTACCATTAGCTCCTCTCCCGCCTCTTCCCCAATCCTTTTCGACactttcctcctccttcttcttaGGCTCGTATACTTTTTTATATCCCGCAAGTTTTTGCACTCTACAATCAATCCTACTCTCCGCGACATTTCGCAGCCAGAGACAATCCTCCCATCCACCGTATCAATACCGACTGCGGACAGTTCGCGTCGCGGCGGGGTCGCGTCTGTAAACGAAACCGAGTATTACGAGGAGACAGATGACACTGGTTTTACGCCTGTCTCTTCATACCCAGGTTCTCCAGCACCTATAAGCTTGACCCTTGCATCGTCAAACAACGGCTCTAGACGAGACGATAATCCCGGTTATTCATCTTCAAGTCTCCCTTCGTATCCCTCTCAAGGGGAGAATACCATTGAGCTCCAAGCAGTCGGGCAAAAGCTCAAGGATGCAAGCTCTGGTGTTAGCAGGAAGGTACTCCAATTGAGCCATGGCAAAAGATCTGGAGCCGGGACCAAGAgggtgaagaaggcgaCGCGAGGGTTGCATCGAGCTTCAAGGATCTTATTCTCGGTGTGTTTCGCAGAGGGTTGCAACTTGATCAGCTTGGTCATATTCCATGCGATAGGCGTTTTAAATGCTAGGTGAGCCTAATGTTGCGCTCTCAACTCTATGGCTAATCCCTCTATAGATCTCGCCAGGTCAACTTTTCAGTCTCGCTCCATTTCATCCTCGCATTGATCCTTGTTGTTGTCCCGCTGGTCCAATGTCTCTTGTTCACGTATCGATCTCGAGGTAAGGTCACTGGAGTTGTAATATGTTCCGGCCCCAATTGCTGACAATCTGAACAGATTCATCATCTACTTCAACCACTCCTTCTCAATCATCGTCGCTCTCGTTCACCTCACGCTTGCTCATATCCCTCATCCCATTTACGCTTTACAtgttcctcttcacccGTATCCCGCCTTACATAACCGCTGTACCTGTAAACTTTCAGGTTATCCCAACACCGTCCGTGGACATGGATGACCCATCATCTACCGCTTCTACAATTGATGAGGCTATCGTCCAGTGGTCGACATCTGGGCCTGAGGGGTGGGAGCAAGGAGGTTGGTTAGCTCCTAGTTTGGGCAGGGTCGTCGTTCTCGGCGTAGTCATTTTGGGAAGTTTATCCGGCTTTGGTGCTGTTCGCTCAGCTTGGAACTTTTTCGAGCACCGACGAGCGGGAAGTCACACCCTCACGGACAACGACCTCCTCCAGGCCGAGCGATCACTCTATAGGGTCCGGCAGGATCTGATGTCGAAAAAGGACGAGATTAATCGGTACGTTGTCCCGAGCGGAGAAAGTTCGAGTGGCTGGATGGGAAGGATATTCGGGGGTGAAAACAATCAAAGTAGGTCCAAAACAAATAAATCAACGATTTGAAAAGATGATGTAAACTGATAAACTGATGTAAAACTCAACTCAGCTGCAGCACTTGAGGCCGAATTGAGAGGTTTGGAAACTATGGAGATGCAAGTATCAAGGTCACTCAAGGCGATGAAGGCTCGAAAGGTAACGCCAGATCCCTTTTTCACGGCTTGAAACATGCTCATTTTTTAAATGTATAGAGGCGACAAGATTTCGGGCATACATTCCGCGGACAAATATATAATATTTTAGGCTACGTCTTTGCTGTCTATTGTGCTGCTCGTCTCCTTATGGTGAGTATTGATTGCAAGGGTAATGGACATTTAACTGACCATTGGGCGATACCAGTGTCTGCCATCACTCTTTTTTGCACCGCACACTGCTGAACAAGAATCAGGAGAGATCCCAATAGAAGGCAAGGGTAATACCAACGGTGACTGGATCTCATTCTTTTTGGCGCTTGCTATCAGCAAGTTACCGAGAGACTTTGCCGACATTGATGTGCCTACATGGAGTCGAGGGATTTCGTTGATCTTGACTGGTGTCTTGATCTTGTCGAGTCTGACTCAGGTGATGAGGAGTTTGAGCAAGATTTTGAGGTTGACGAGCAAGACGGTTGGAGCGGGTTTTTTATTGCTCAGTTTGGGACAGCTTTTTGTAAGTCCAAGTGTTTGTCATGGGTGGATGAGCTTGATCGAACTGATGGGGTTTAGGCGACCTATGTCATTTCCCTACTTATCCAATTGCGAACTTCACTTCCACCGACGTTGCCCGAGTCGGACCCGTTTAGCAATCATGGCAATTACACTGGTATGGACTATGATGATCAGTCGTCTATTGATTTGTCGCAAAGAGACGATTCTTTGTTATCGACTCTACCTGATTTTAGAGTGTTTGGGCGGCTTTTTGATATCATGTTCTTGCTCGCTGCGGCTACTACTGCACTCTATCGATACATTGTGTTGAAAGTAGCTAGCGCAGATGATATTGGCGATATTTATACATAGATTTTAGACATATATCCATTAAtctatatatatatatgtatgtAAAATTACCGGGATACATGATTATGCGTTTTGCTACAATAATAAATATAATCTATATCTTTTCTCGCACACGCTGTTCTGTATCcccatccatctcttcgTTTGTATCCGTATCATCCCTCACTTGATCTTCGACTTCTGACGCCGACCCCGATGGCGACGGCGACTGCGACGCCGCGGCGGACGATGGCTCTGTATCAAAATCTGTCCCCCACTCTCCTTGACTCGTATCTCCAGCGCCCGCCTTTTCcccctcatcatcatcatcatcatcataatcatcatcatcctttcGTGTTTGATCCACACTGTTCAACACGGATCGCAATCGTCGTCGACGTTTTGCGTTCATACCCCCATTCTCTAGATCCAGCAATAGCGATGTGATCGTTGGCGCTGTTTTCTTGGGGTTGGGGTTCGGGCTGGGGTTCGGGTTGGGGCTGGGGCCGACGTCTTGATTGATTCGTTCTCCCGGTCGTATGCGATCGCCCGTTTCCATCATGTGTAAATGGGCACTCCTTGCTGCTTTACGTGTCGCAGttggaggtggaggagggggTGGGGGTGGAGAAAGCCGTACCGACCCGCGTGTCCTCGGCGTCCACACATTGACCAAAGGCGGTGACGCCAACGACGCGGGATTGGGTGGGGAAGAGGTGAATTCGGAAGAAGGAATGGAGCGGTAATACGATGGGACGGGAATGGATACGGGGATGGATACTTGGGGTACGACACCGACACCCCGGCGTTTGAGGGATGTGTAGGCTGATCCGGTGCGGGAGAGGGATGTTTTCAAGCGCGGGGTGGGTGTGGAGGATGGTACACGGCGGTGCGTTGGTGTCTGTGTCTGGGTGTGGGTGTGGGTGTGGGCACTGGGCGATCTGGGCGATCTGGGACGAGCTTGACCGATAACGGCGGGTGGTCTGCCGGCGCCCATATCGATATGTAACCCAGCCAACGGCCCCGATCTGTTTTTCCGATGATAATAATCACTTTGGCGACGCCTCGCTTCCGTCACGAGCGGTGTGAGGATGGCGTTGATTGTGCTGCTGCGGCTGGCGGCGccgaggaggatgatgatgaccATGATGATGAGCTGGGCGATCCCGCGGCGGCGTTCGTAGCCGAGTTGGTCGGCGAGGACGCGGAGTTGCGTTTCGATGGATTTGCGTTCGGCGTCGAATGCGATGCGTTGTTGTTCCAGCTGGGAAAGGACGCGTCCCAGGCGATCTTCTTGCCTCATCCGCTATATCCAAACGTCAGGATAGAAACAAacaaaggaagaaagaacaCACCTCTTGCTGCCATCTTCCACGatcttcatcttcccaCTCACCCTTCCATTCGTCCCACCCGACTTCTACGCGCTTGAGCATCGATCGCATGACTTTGGCTTGTTCTTCCATATAGCGTGCAACGAGGGAAGAGTTGCCTTCTAGAGCATTGAGTCGGCGGACGATGAATGCGTAGATGGATTCGGATGAGTCGGAGCGAGGTCGGGTGTATACTGGGGTGGATGAGGTTGTAGAGGATGACGAGTCGTTCGTGGGTGGTAAACTCGAATCGTCACGTTCATCTTCGCTCTTGGAGATTAAAGTTGGCTCGGTGGGTACGGTGGTAGAGGCCACTGGCGTGGCCTCCTCGAAGGCATCGGCCAAGAGTTCCGGCACAAGCCTCCCGGCTTGCTCATGCAAAAGCTTTTCCAGCTCATCCAACTCTTTCTCCCGCTGCTGTTGCTTATCCCGCTcatccctctccctctccttcttttccctctcctGCGTCTCGTTTGCCGTCCGCAcctgttcttcttctcggAACATCTCCTTTTCTCGGCTGTGGTGCAGCTGTTTCTGTTCCCATTTAAACGCTTCCATCTGGTTCATACCGTACACCTTGAGGGAGGATACAGGGCAATAGTACTCCGAGCCATAGTACGAGGGGAAATCGAGACGGATGAAACGGTGGAACGCGGTGGGCTGCGAGAGCGTGAATGTCTGTGGGCCGCGGACGTTTTTGCCGACAAACGACCCGACCTGCCTCCACATGTGTCCTCTGCCTGCTGCGCCACCGTCCGCGCCGTCTCCGTGCCCGTCGTCGTCCTCGCCGCCGACGCTGACCTGCACCTCGCGGACGACACCGCTGAAGAACTCCCAGACGGCGATCTCGAGGGCGTCTATGCGGATCTCGTCGCAGAGCTCGACGACGACCCAGTGCTCGGGGGCCCTGCAGGGGGTGAGCATGTAGCGGTCGCGGGACTtgtggaggagggaggCGGCGTGCTGGGTGAGGGGGGAGGCGGAGTGGATCCGGGCGGAGCAGTCGGGGGAGGCGTAGTTGTATTTGCTGTGCTGCGGCGGGGGGGGGGTTTTATTGTCTGTGGGGGGggcgggggaggggggggggagggggagggaCGAGTTGTTGGCGGGTGCCTGTGTGCGCTTCCATTCTCCAAAGCCGACgaggggggggggggagggggggcACTGGCACCGGAACAGCGCCCAGGGGTCGGCGGCGCTGGAGGGGGGGAGCGCGGCGGcgagggggagggggaggacGAGGGGGAGTGCGAGGGGGAGGACGAGGGGGAGTGCGAGGGGGAGCCAGCTGAGTATCCGCATCGCACCCCGGCGTTGGTGGTGCAACAACTCTATCCATCCCGTAATAATATAAATATTATAATATAAATAAACACCCCGGCCATCGCCGCCCTGCACTCCCCACCactatatatatatgtaAATAATGAACAGCAACACACCCCACTCACGCTCGCAAAAGGTGCCCCATGTGCTACAGTGCAACGCACAACGGGCGTATACCAGAGCACACACAGACACCGCTGCGTCGCTCCTCGACAGTGCGGACGGCGTAGACGGCATGCATGGAGGATGTCCCGCTTCGCGACACACACACATCCACCACCTGCCGATCTATGCACATTTATCGTATATCTTGTATCTGGCGATCCGTGCACTTCCCATGTATCTCTGCCTTGAACAATAAACCCACATTCACACATCTAGCCGCCATGGACGGAAAAAAGACTCTCACACCGCGCTGTAGAGCACTGTCTGGCAAAGATGGCAGATCTGACGAGCGGTGGGATGTCTACTTTCACGCCTTTTTACTCCACGAGACGAAACACTCTGACTGTTATTACTACAAGGGCCGTACGTATAAAAAATTCCGAGTTGTTGAACCGCTAGATAACCGTACAAACACAGAATGGTGGTTCCCCGAGAACAGACGGAATGAACAGACTCTGCACATGTTTGTCGCTGCAAGGTGGGCACCGTTAGAGCAAgtgttttctttttttttttgagATTATGGCTTGGGAATGACTGATGTAAAAGCAATAGTGATATAAAGGTATGCACTCGTCCACGGAAGAAGCAACGCTCATCACTTGGCAGTATTACAACCTTCACCTGGTATGTTTACAATCGCATGTTCACACCATGTTGCCATGGCTAATATCTTTTAAGCCCAACGGCAAGATCATGGAGAATCGTAAGTGACCGGTCAATTTGCCTCTGTTCTTGCTCTTGATTGCTGATAACCATCACAAGTCATGTTGTAAGTGCCCCCAACAACAGTCTGATCGTCCGTCCCACACACTGAATTGGAATCAGCCGGTACGTTGGCCAAAACGATCCCCACCAAGAGGAATGGTTACACGACTATGTCGGCTGTGAGTCACGCCCAAACGTTGGTCAGGTCCAGAAGGAACAAAAAGGTAGCTGATGGATTACGTTTAGATAATCTGAATTTGGTGACGATCGATATGCAAGTCATATACCCGTAGCAAAATGGAATGTAGAATAACACATGTATCTTTTTGTATATAATAGTACTCATTACTCGTACTCATAATCGTTGTGCAAAGTGGAGGTGTCTCCGCGCAGCAACCGCGTTACTATCAACAGCAACACGATCATGTAATTACCGAACCCGCTGCCACATTGTTCAACTCCCATTTTCTCACTTCTTGTCTCAGAAACAACCCCGCCCCACCACTGCGCCATGTATGAGCCGCACCTCGTAGACCTTGCAAACCAGCACAGTCACGATGATCATGAAGGCATGTCCCTCCTCGAAGAGCTGGATAAGATTGCGCCTATAAAGAGCTTTGATGCTTTTCCCAAGGTACGtcttttttccttctctctttccaaatCACCCAAAAGAAAGCTCGTCTGATACAAGAGGGGTAGGTCGAGTCGACGTACATGATAAAATCGAAAAGAGGTGGGGTCCTCACAGCAGTCGTTGGACTGATCATATTCCTACTTGTCCTGGTAAGTCGAGTCGTGCCCAACTCGCACCCCCTCCGCACCCTGGTTGCTGAAACCTTATCCCTTGCGGTCCCTTTGGTCAGAATGATTTGGGCGAGTACCTATACGGCGCACCGGATTATGCGTTTCAAGTGGATTCAGATGTCCAAAAGGATCTTCAGCTAAACGTCGATCTAACCGTGGCTATGCCATGTCGCTGTGAGTGTCGAGTTTTTCGAGTTTTTTGGACTATTGTTCGTCAAGTTGTGCTGGGGGCATATTACTGATGTTtgataataataataataaaaaaGACCTGACGATCGACCTGCGTGATGCTGTCGGAGATCGACTACACTTGAGCAACTCGTTTGTCAAAGATGGGGCAAGTTTATCatctctcctcttccaagCACAGCCCTAAAAGAAAAAGCAGCGGCTGATCAATCTACAGACCCATTTTGATATCGGGAAAGCCACTTCTATCAAGTACGTCGTTTGACACCCTTGTTCCCACACTCGTCAACATTGACTAACAAGACACACACACAAAGGAACaacccttcttccactACCCCCTCCGCCTCTGAaatcatctcctcctctcgCCGCCGGACACCCAACCAACAATCTTCATTCTCAGGTATCAAAcgtctcttctcctcttccccctcttcttcttcttccaatcGGCGGACAGCACAGGACCATACAGCTTACAGACCGACGTACGACAAGGTTCAAGATGGTCCGGCGTGTAGGATCTACGGAAGCGTTCAAGTGAAAAAAGTGACTGCAAACTTGCACATCACAACCCTCGGTCATGGGTATATGAGTTTTCAGCATACTGATCATCACCGTGAGTCAAGGTTTGAGTCATTCCCTTCCCTTCCGTGATGGGTTGGTTGCTGAGTTGGCGTGATGAAATAACAAGTGATGAACCTTTCGCATGTGGTGCACGAGTTTTCGTTTGGTCCCTTTTTCCCAGCGATCGCTCAGCCTCTTGACCAGAGCTACGAAATTACACTGCAGCGTACGTCAAtcccccccccccccacCCCCCACCCCACCCCTCGGCGCACACACTGTAAAAAACTAAAGAAACACTTTGC contains the following coding sequences:
- a CDS encoding ER to Golgi transport-related protein, putative (Similar to TIGR gene model, INSD accession AAW46469.1), with protein sequence MYEPHLVDLANQHSHDDHEGMSLLEELDKIAPIKSFDAFPKVESTYMIKSKRGGVLTAVVGLIIFLLVLNDLGEYLYGAPDYAFQVDSDVQKDLQLNVDLTVAMPCRYLTIDLRDAVGDRLHLSNSFVKDGTHFDIGKATSIKNNPSSTTPSASEIISSSRRRTPNQQSSFSGIKRLFSSSPSSSSSNRRTAQDHTAYRPTYDKVQDGPACRIYGSVQVKKVTANLHITTLGHGYMSFQHTDHHLMNLSHVVHEFSFGPFFPAIAQPLDQSYEITLQPFTIFQYFLRVVPTTYIDASRRKLITSQYAVTDYSRSFEHGKGVPGLFFKYDLEPMSVVIRERTTSLFQFLIRLAGVVGGVWTVAAFALRVFNRATMEVSKAVVGEKEYIPSSLHTPLPAMKREQSGSSGYFTNDSPSTLVSRATSWVSGNNSPNPNGNDLGNWKSR